From the genome of Amyelois transitella isolate CPQ chromosome 16, ilAmyTran1.1, whole genome shotgun sequence, one region includes:
- the LOC106129090 gene encoding ubiquitin-conjugating enzyme E2 J2-like, with the protein MAKTKVTGATRRLKQDYFRLKNDPVPYVTAEPVPSNILEWHYVVKGPEKSPYEGGYYHGKIIFPREFPFKPPSIYMITPNGRFKTNTRLCLSITDFHPDTWNPAWSISTILTGLLSFMLEKTPTLGSIETSDYQKRCLAAESLEINLKNKMFCELFPDYVEEIELQLKQRQEAMLHSVNTHMNSESDMTTTEQQSSLYYILTNLFVLVGFVFLAYMVKYVLVSISND; encoded by the coding sequence ATGGCGAAAACGAAAGTTACAGGAGCTACTAGAAGGCTCAAGCAAGATTATTTCAGGCTGAAAAACGACCCCGTACCATATGTTACCGCCGAGCCAGTGCCGTCAAATATCCTGGAGTGGCATTATGTGGTCAAAGGTCCTGAAAAGAGCCCTTACGAGGGCGGATACTACCATGGGAAAATCATATTTCCTCGTGAGTTTCCTTTCAAGCCGCCCTCTATCTACATGATCACACCAAATGGAAGGTTCAAAACAAACACTAGACTGTGCCTTAGTATTACAGATTTCCATCCCGATACGTGGAATCCAGCGTGGTCCATATCGACAATTCTAACTGGGTTACTAAGCTTTATGCTTGAAAAAACACCAACATTGGGCTCGATCGAGACGTCAGACTATCAGAAGCGATGTTTGGCCGCCGAGTCCTTGGAGATCAacttgaaaaacaaaatgttttgtgAATTATTCCCAGATTATGTGGAAGAGATTGAGTTGCAGCTGAAGCAGCGACAGGAAGCTATGCTGCACTCTGTCAACACACACATGAACAGTGAAAGTGACATGACGACGACAGAGCAGCAGTCGAGCCTGTACTACATTCTGACCAATTTGTTTGTGCTTGTTGGCTTTGTTTTCCTTGCATACATGGTCAAATATGTACTTGTGTCAATATCTAACGACTAG